DNA from Mycobacterium bourgelatii:
ACGAAGACAGCCCACTCCTGGCCGTGGCCAAGCGATGTACCCGGCCAGACGGCTCAAGCACTGGTCAGTGCGGCCCCGGCAGCGACGCCGCATCATCGCGACGGATGAGCGTCTGCACGTCGGTGACCTCCTCGATCGAGGCCCATCCGTTGATACGGCCGATCCCGCTCTGCTTGACCCCACCGAAGGGCGTGGTGTGATCGGACGCCCCGGCGCGATGCACGTTGACGCACACGGTGCCCGCCTCGATCTGGCGGGCCACCTCGAAGGCGTGGTCATCGTCTTGAGTCCAAACCGATGCTGCCAGGCCGAACTCGGAGTCATTGGCCATCCGAATCGCCTCATCTTCGGAATCGAAGGGCAGGATCGGCAGCGCTGGGCCGAACTGTTCGGCGGCCACCAACTCAGCCTCCTGTGCGATGTCACTCACTATGTGCGGCAACAGGAAATGACCTTCGTCCCAGGTCGCCGGGTCGACCTTGCGGCCGAGCTGTCGGACGGCGGCGCCCGAGTCGGCCGCGTCATCGATGAGCCGCTGCACCCGTTGCCGGGCGGACTGCGTGATCAGCGGCCCGATCGTGCTCTCCGGGTTCAACCCGTCACCGACGGCGATCTCGTTCACCGCTTCTTCCAGTGCGCCCACAAGCTCTCGGTAGTGGCTGCGGTGGACGTAAATCCGTTTGATGGCAAAGCAAATCTGTCCAGAACAGGTGAAGGCGGAGTGGCGCAGCGCCTTTACCAGTTCGTCGTCGACCACCGCCGACGAGAGGACAAGCGCGGGATCGTTACCGCCCAGCTCGAGGCCGACGCCGGTGATGTTCTGTGCCGCCGACCGCATCACTTCGCGCCCACTGACCACACCGCCGGTGAACAGGACGCGACGGACCAGCGGATGGCCGGCCAACGCGTCGCCCGTCTCGGCGCCGTCGCCGGGCACGACGTTCAGCACTCCCGGTGGCAGCGCGGCGGCGACGGCAGTAACCGTCTTGGTGAGCGCCATCGGCGCCAACTCAGGCGGCTTCACCACCACCGTGTTTCCCGCGGCCAACGCGGCGGCGATCCCGTTAAAAGCAAGCAGCACAGGATAATTCCACGGAACGATCACGCCGACAACGCCCACCGGCCGTCGTCGAACAATGAAGCGGCCGCGTTCGTTCTCGGTGACGTCCTCGGCGACCACACGCTCGATCAGTTTCGAGCATTCGTGCAGAAGATAGGGCGCGCCAGCGAGATCGAGGGCAGATTCCCACAACACCTTGCCCTGCTCACGGGTGAGCAGGGCGGTGAGCGCATCGAAGTCCGCCATCGCGGCGACGGCGGCCTCCCTCATCAGCCGCTTGCGATCTCGGGGCAGGACGGCGGCCCATTCTGCGGCTGCGGCGCGCGCGGCGCGCACGGCTTGGTCGACGACCCCGGGACCGCAATGCGCTGCCATACCGACGATTTCGTGGGCATGGGCCGGGTTGTAGACCGGACGCGAATCCGTCTGTACCGCAGTCCCACCCAGGTAGGCAGGCGCGACTTCCGCCATGTCCGGAGCATACCAAGAGGTAGGGTGTGGCCATGGTCAGCGGCTTGGTCGACGTGCATCACCATGTGGTTCCAGACGTTTACCGGGCGGCCATCAAGGCTGCTACCGACGGCACGATTGGAGGCATCCCGCAACCGGCTTGGTCCGAACAGGCGATGCTGGACCGCATCGAAAGCCTGGGAGTCGAACGGGCCGTCGTGTCGATTTCCGCGCCGGCGCTCGAGCCCGTCGACGACGGCGAACGCCCCGCCCTGGCCCGCGCCTGCAACGACGCCATCGCCGATCTGGCAAAGCGGAATCCCGGTACCATCGGCGGCTTTGCTGTCCTTCCCATGCCCGATGTCGCGGCTTCGGTGGCCGAGGTGCGGCGTGCCCTGGGCGAACTGAAGCTCGATGGCGTTGCCGTGTTGACGAACTATGGTGGCCGCTACCTGGGCGACCCCTTGTTCGCTCCGTTGCTGGAAGAACTCGACCGCCACGGCGCGGTTGTGCATGTCCACCCGAATCTTCCGCCGCCACTGGCGGGAGCGCAGTTGGCGCTGCCGGCACCGGTTTTGGAATTCACGTTCGACACCACCCGGATGGTCGCCGAGATGATCCTCGCCGAGACCTTGCAGCGCTACCCGGGTCTGACACTGGTGCTGTCCCATTTGGGCGGCACGCTGCCCTGGGTTGCGTGGCGGCTGTCAATGCTGGACGACTTTCCGTCGGCGAAGGGTGGGCCCCGGGAGCCCGTTCGAGACCAACTGCGACGCTGCTACTACGACGTGGCGTTGTCCGCCGACCCGGCGGCACTGCGGCTCGCCGCTGAGCTTGTTGGCACCGACCGACTTCTCTACGGAAGCGATTTCCCTTTTGCTCCTACGGGTTTCATCGACCGCAATCGAACGAACGTGCACGAGCCGCTGGCGTCGGCAACCAGCGACAATGCGGAGCGGCTGTTCGGCGCCTTTAGCATGTAGAGATGCCGAAGGAGCCGAAGCGCAGTGGAAGCACCAGCACCAAGGAAGCCTGGCTACAGACCGGTTACGCGATCCTGGCTGA
Protein-coding regions in this window:
- a CDS encoding aldehyde dehydrogenase family protein gives rise to the protein MAEVAPAYLGGTAVQTDSRPVYNPAHAHEIVGMAAHCGPGVVDQAVRAARAAAAEWAAVLPRDRKRLMREAAVAAMADFDALTALLTREQGKVLWESALDLAGAPYLLHECSKLIERVVAEDVTENERGRFIVRRRPVGVVGVIVPWNYPVLLAFNGIAAALAAGNTVVVKPPELAPMALTKTVTAVAAALPPGVLNVVPGDGAETGDALAGHPLVRRVLFTGGVVSGREVMRSAAQNITGVGLELGGNDPALVLSSAVVDDELVKALRHSAFTCSGQICFAIKRIYVHRSHYRELVGALEEAVNEIAVGDGLNPESTIGPLITQSARQRVQRLIDDAADSGAAVRQLGRKVDPATWDEGHFLLPHIVSDIAQEAELVAAEQFGPALPILPFDSEDEAIRMANDSEFGLAASVWTQDDDHAFEVARQIEAGTVCVNVHRAGASDHTTPFGGVKQSGIGRINGWASIEEVTDVQTLIRRDDAASLPGPH
- a CDS encoding amidohydrolase family protein; translated protein: MVSGLVDVHHHVVPDVYRAAIKAATDGTIGGIPQPAWSEQAMLDRIESLGVERAVVSISAPALEPVDDGERPALARACNDAIADLAKRNPGTIGGFAVLPMPDVAASVAEVRRALGELKLDGVAVLTNYGGRYLGDPLFAPLLEELDRHGAVVHVHPNLPPPLAGAQLALPAPVLEFTFDTTRMVAEMILAETLQRYPGLTLVLSHLGGTLPWVAWRLSMLDDFPSAKGGPREPVRDQLRRCYYDVALSADPAALRLAAELVGTDRLLYGSDFPFAPTGFIDRNRTNVHEPLASATSDNAERLFGAFSM